One Marmota flaviventris isolate mMarFla1 chromosome 17, mMarFla1.hap1, whole genome shotgun sequence genomic window, taaggcattgtgtccaactacaactaaaatataaatattaaaataaaggacCAGTAAGGGGACCTGAAATATTCCACATGAATTAAATGGTGATAGACCAAAATTTGATGATAGATTAGATAtgttgtataagaaaaaaatgagaaattaaagatGACCTTGAGGTGTTCTCAGCAGTATGAAAAATGACTTCCCATGGAGTGAGAAAACTGCAGGAAGAATAAGGATTAGGGGTGCTGAGgccatagcttagtggtaaaacacttgtgtccacccccccacccaccccaaaaGAAGCTAGAAACGAGGATAAcatggtgtttttttgttttgtttttttaaagatggaatttTATAGCATAACAGTATAATCCATAGTGAAATGCAAACaagcttctttttttattttatttttttagttgtagttggacacaacacctttatttcacttatttatttttttatgtggtgctgaggatagaacccaaggtcttgcacgtgcgaggccagcgctctactgctgagctacaaccctagccccttttgttttttaacatggtAGTTTTGTCATAATTTTGAGATCTACTGAACATCCAGTTGGAGATGTTACATAAGCAGTTGGATGTATAAGTATGTAGTTTAGAGAAGTTGAATTGGAGATAGGAATTTGAGGGCATGCAGGATGGCTAGTTTAAGGCTTGATAATAGGTGTACTTTTCCTAGGGAGTATAAGCTCCCCCCATTTAGAggtcagaaaattttaaataaaaatctagggAGATAgattgaaatgaaggaaaatcaAGAGAATAATGCCCTGGAAACCAATGAAAGTGTTTCAAGGAGTGAGATATTTAAGAGGTCAAATACTGGTGGaggtgaaataaaaaagagagaattgaTCCAAATGGAGGTCATTAGTCAAGACAGGAGTGATTTCCTAGAATGAAGAGAATGAAAGCTTGatcagaatattttgaaaatggaagaGGAAGTAGAGGCAcccatgccatttttttttttttaaggagttaTGCCTTGGAGAAGAGCAGAGAAATGGAATGAAAACTAGAAAGATTTCTAAGAATTTATACTTTTCCTCAGATTTCTGAAGAATttcataccccccccccccccaatgctgTGGTGgaaattgaaccctgggcctcacagaCTAGACCAACACTTTACCCCTGAGTTACATTGCAACTTGTTGATTACGTTTTTTTTATTCAGtgcttttatttatgtgtttgcgCAGCAACCTCTGAAGTAGACATTGCAGTAAAATCATATGTACCCTAGCTTTAAAATGGTCTGTAGTAGGTTCTCATCAATGcttgctatatattttttttttttaaccaaggacAGATGATGCTTTTTTGGCAAAGTCTAAGAAATCTAGTTCTGGGTATACCATAGTGGGAGGATTTTAAgcaaatcattatttttctcctcttctagtatatatatatatatatatatatatatatatttatcattgaTCCTATCACCCAGAAATGTACTGATGTATGTGAATGTAattgtatttctttccttttttttttttgatgtggggattgaacccaagggtgttttaccAGTGAGCTAGATTcatggccctttttatttttttgagaaagaatctctgaagctggccttcaacttgccatctttttgttttagtctcctgagccactgagattacagttgtaTGCCAATTCACACAGCGTGGTTGGATTTCTTTAAGAACATGAGTTGCTTCATTGCACTTAACAAGAATAGCACAAATTCCCCAAAAAACTTAGGAGACAGGTCATTAAATCATTTCTTGTAGTTTATTTATGGATCTTTTAGTGACAACACAAGGAAAAGCTGTTAAAGATTAATCAGGTACTaagataatttctaaatttttttgcaTGTTACATTTTATTAATTGAGATAGATTTCTAAGGAGAATCCacttatttgttttagttttttacaaaaaaaaactaaaagggacttgctaagttgcttagggtctcactgtgttgctgagatggtccttgaacttgtgaacctcctgccctaggctcctaagttgctgggattacaggttacTGTGCTGGgctttaactttttaaaggtacatttctatttttagatttaagTGTCTTGAGAGGAACGAAAAGCAGTATTTCTTGGCAATCCCAATCGTTAGCCTAAATCAGTTTGAGCATATATCAGGATCACATGGAGAACTGTGTTAAAACTCAGGTCACTGGTCACACCCAAGAATTTTAGATTCAGGTCTTTGGTAGAACCTGAGATTTTGCATTTGTGTAGTAGGCTTCTGATTATGGTGATAGTCTAGGCAACATATTTTGATATTCACTGGCATAAACAAAAGGCTTTTTGTGTGTAGTGGCAGGCTgcttaggaattgaacccaggggcattctaccactgagttaacatccccagccctttttatttttcatttcaagatgaaagggggtctaagttgcccaggctaccTTCAACTTGTGAttatcctgcttcagcctccctggtagctgggattataggcatctcACACTGTGTCTGGCAAGTGAATGACTTTTGCTGAAAAAAACAACTCTGTATAAGGATATAACCATATATTGTGAGTTATTCAGGTTTGAGGGTTAGAAACATTTGATCTTGCAAAAGCATACAGGGAAGAAATTATTATAACTTCCTCAAGTAATTATTAGTTATGGGTGGTGCTAATTATAATGTACATTTTGTTTGTAACTGTAAGCCAGACTCTTTCTtggaaattttattctaatttttttttttttctttttaagtggtGCTGCGGGTTGAATGCAGGGCTTCCTATGTGGCTAGGCAAGTACTGCACCTCTGAGCAGCATccctctaattaaaaaaaaaatctttttagttataggtggacacaatacctttatttttatttgttttattattgtgtaatgttgaggatcaaaccctgtgcctcacacatggtaaataagtgctctaccattgagctacaaacccagcatCCCCTCTAATGCTTAGTATAAGACTGTtcggctagggatatagctcagtggtagaacacttggtGTGaaaccctgagttcagtctccaacATTACACACAGAAGAAAgtacatttttataatctttaaaaaatttttctagttgtcagtggatctttatttatatgtggtgctgagaatcgaacccagttctcacacgtgctaagcaaatgctctaccattgagccacaaccccagcccccaatctcATAGTTTTAATTTAGACACGAAACATTATTCCTAAAAAGATTTTTATGAGGCACTTTTGTGTATTtactgaaatttttgtttttaatgttaggTGCATAAAGAGACAATAGATGCTGTACCAAATGCAATACCTGGGAGAACAGACATAGAGTTGGAAATATACGGTATGGAAGGTATTCCAGAAAAAGACATGGATGAAAGACGACGACTTCTTGAACAGAAAACACAGggtaaaaaataagattattatttttttaataatatatcttCACTTTAATGAGACTATTACTATTTTTAGTGTAAATTTATAGATGTAAATTAATAGATGATAGATTTATTCAGAACTCcaattttgagttagtttttccCCTTACGTTTTATGTTTAGTGGTTTTGTTAGACTTGGAATTTGAAGCTATGCACTACCTAGATGGTAGAAATTGTTATTAATCTATTTAATCacctgtgttttttattttgaagagaaTTTTTTATCTTGTGGAAAGGTCAGACTTCTTTGTCAtggttgaccttttttttttttttttttttttggtactgggaattgaacccagggcgttgAACATcttaatcacatccccagcccttttaatttagagatagggtcacaccgagttgcttagggcctgctgagttgctgaggctggctttgaactcatgatcctcttgacTTAGCCTCactgccaccatgcttggctcatggtttactttttatttggaatagaaataaaatttggggattgaactcggggtgctTCACCATTTTGAGATGGTTTTGCAAAGTTGCCAAGGATGGCCTTGGACTTGGAattctcttgccttagtctcctgagtttctggtATTACAGACTCCTAGCTAGAAAGCTTTTTTGGGGGAGAGGGTACTGGGGCTtaaacccaggggtccttaaccacttagccacatcttcagtccttcttattttgagtcagggtctaaATTATTGAGGCTACTCTCAAAAACTTGGGTtgatcctgccttagcctctcaagtcactgggattacaggaatttGCCATCATGTCTGACTTAACTGTTTTTTGAGTAACTTAAGTAAAACTGACTTAGGATAATCACTTTTATCTTTTATAGGATGTTAATTCTCCTTAATATAGAGTAAAGGCAGATTTGAATAGTGGAGAATAATTATTGAATTCTTTGAAGTTAAATGTCCTAAACTCATTCACTCTCTTTTTTAACTATCAGAAATACTAATTTCAATTTTCTTAGCAGAGAGTCAAAAAAAGAAGCAACAGGATGATTCTGATGAGTATGATGATGATGACTCTGCAGCCTCAACTTCATTTCAACCACAGCCTGTTCAACCTCAGCAAGGTTATATCCCTCCAATGGCTCAGCCAGGACTGCCACCAGTTCCAGGAGCACCAGGAATGCCTCCAGGTACCACATAGGGTTTCATAAAATGTAACATTCTTGTGATTTTATTGATATGGTGTAGAAGTATTGTTTTTGTTCCCCTAACTCTTTAATAttaattgatgattttttttttttttttggttgaaattCTTATTTGTAGGCATACCTCCACTAATGCCAGGTGTTCCTCCTCTGATGCCAGGAATGCCACCAGTTATGCCAGGCATGCCACCTGGGTAAGAAAACTTTTAATTGGCTTGTGGGCTTATGCCTAGTAATAATATATTTCAACTTAGGTATACTTTAAGTAAatgttattttgcatttttgtttctaGAAGGTATGGGCTCTGTAAGTCTTAACTTTGTTTAATAAGGGGTCAGTCAATGAATTTAAGGTATAAGTTTGCCTCTAAAGAGAGTAGATTTTTGGGTTTTAGTATGTAGGCAGCCATCTGCTTCAATTGCATATGCTGTAATTAAAGTAGTTGGTTGTATATTTGAGTTTCTGAGATTCAGAACTATCCGTGACACTTTATAGTTGTGACAAGAAGCAAACTCTGTAAATGATTGTATGTGTTGAAGCATCAAAAGTTAAGATGAAGATGAGGTGCTCATGCCCATCACTTTTACTTAAATATTGTTGGATGTGAGGTAAACAATACACTTTCCCACTGTATTTTGAAAATCAcagttagattttgattttgtCATACATTTTCACAGATTGCATCATCAGAGAAAATACACCCAGTCATTTTGCGGTGAAAACATGTAAGCATCTCATTCATAATGTAATTCAGGAAGTATAATcataatgtcatttttttgtgtgtgtttaatgaTATCTATTCAGTTGGCTTCAGAAATTTTCTAACCTTCTCTGGAACTTAAAAGTTGCAAGCTGCTTGACACAGGTCTCTTAAAAAGAGGGAATTAAAACATCTCTGAGGAAATAGACCCATTAAATAAAGCATTTTCTAAATGTGTGTTTTCCCCATACTGCTAAAATTAATGGGACCTGATAGTAAAAGTGTTTGTGTTTAAGGAAGAATATATATTCTGACTAGTTTTTGTATATTAATGTTTGAATATGattgaattttcttttagttaGAATTTATGTATAAAGTTAAAACTTTTGATATAAGTTCTGAGTTGtggtattgtgtctatctgcGACTCTTTTAGTTGTGGAGCTGGGGTTGTTGCTCCACAGTACAGTGGGTGCTTAGcgtatgtgaggccctgaattcagtcctcagcaccaaaaaaccccgtccaaaataataatactaaatcaaattgaaaaacttctaattttttaaaaaatgaattacacACTGATACTTGAAGGTgaactttttaaaggaaagaaaataatgtaggTTTTGTTTGTAACTCGTGGTTTAATGTTAGATAActtgtaaataaaaattagacaATAGTGAGTTTGCTTTTGACAGAATTAATTTTGGTGGTAGGTTTTCCTTgcctttctaaaacaaaaattcttactTTATagtatacattaaatattttctttttgatgttcTGTGAGGATATTTTTCAAATGGAATTAAAGGAGATTTTGCTTTCCAGTACACGATGAGGCCTCctgtacatattaaatattttctctctataACTTTGAATGTTTTGTCAACAAAGACTGATTTTCTCCCCTTTACTGATAAACCCAAGAGcttgctggcttttttttttttttaggatttattttgataGGACTGTTGTGTATAGTTTGTTTTTTCAGCTTTTTTGATTTCAATATTAGAGGGCAAATTCAAATCTTtagccaaaatattttcttatagtcTAGCCAAAATATTTTGGATTtggccaaaatattttattattgtttatactGTTAATTAACTTTAGTTGTTTTTTGAAATTTGCTTTCTAACAGAATGATGCCAATGGGTGGAATGATGCCACCTGGACCAGGAATACCACCTCTTATGCCTGGTATGCCACCAGGTATGACATGTTTTCTATATTAATATGACTAGTATGCTTTATTTGTAAGTATCTTGTGAAGTAGACTTAATAGGAAATAGTTCAACACACATTATGCTGAGGTATTTgcaataatttaaatgaatacaGATAATAATTGTTCACAGGGTAGGGTTGTaccccagtggtagagcacttgcctatcatgtgtgaggcattgggttcaattcttagcaccacataaaaataaaaaagtaaaggtattgtgtctatctacaactttaaaaatgtttaaaaaataattttttgtttactAACAAAGTTGGTAAAAGTTATACTACAGAAATTCAAGGAATGCATTAATAATGGGTTTTAGTAAAAATAGCTTGGGGGGGGTGTCCAAAGGAATAACAAAATTTATAGGTCCTAATATTATATGGCTTATGGAAATTTATTGTCATTCACATTAAAGTTTCAGAGTTCAAGGAACATTTAAAATGTCTGGTAAATTGAAATAATTCTGATGactgaaataattatatatatttgaatacattTACTTATTCAGTTATATCAGTAAGCTTAATTGTCATTTTGATCATATGCCAGTTctagtattattttcttttgttactttttgttttactGGGGATCAAAGGGGCGCTTTACTGTTCAACTACTacagttctttgttttttaatttaaaaaatatatatattcacttttattttatccttatttatttttatgtggtgctgaggatcatacccagtgcctttaacatgctaggcaagctctctaccactgagctacaaccacagttgttattatttcttttttccctggtgcattatagttgtacataatggtggaatttgttgttacatgtttgtaCGTGCACACAGTAGAActcttttttagtattttgagacagggtcttgccaagttgttgaggcttgcCTGTAATTGATGATCTTGCCCCAGACTTCCAaattgttggaattacaggtatacGCCACCATGCCTTGGACTTTAGAGTTGTTCAACAGTCAATTAGTAACTTTCTAGTATAGAAACATTTTTGTCTGAACTGTTTCATTGACTACCACTACCATTTCTTCTTCAGGTATGCCCCCCCCTGTTCCCCGTCCTGGAATTCCTCCAATGACTCAAGCACAGGCTGTGTCAGCACCAGGTATTCTTAATAGACCACCTGCACCAACAGCAACAGTACCTGCTCCACAGCCTCCAGTTACTAAGCCTCTTTTCCCCAGTGCTGGACAGGTAAGGTGAAATAACTGCAAAAAAGTGCTCTTACATTTAAAGGTAAAGCATAGTTGTTTACAAAAAACTTTGAAATTGTCAtaggttaattttttaaaataaaaatttaatataattaaatatactaAAAAGTGGCCTATCCTTTTCCATGTTTACACTTCTTGACTTTTCAACCTACTGAATCAAATCAGAGATAGTTTTTTTTCTCCCACCTTATATTTCTTAACTgagttagaaattaaaattgagtTGGGATTGGTgatacaggcctgtaatcccagtggctccggaagctgaggcaggaggattgcaagttcaaagccagcctcagcaatttagtgagaccttaagcaactcaatgagaccctgtctctaaataaaatatattaaaaggggggtggggcgggctgaagatgtggctcaatggttaagtgccctgggttcaatacccagtaccaaaaaagaaagaattaaagttgAATTTCTGGAGACTTAAATAAATACTGTTAAGAGGCCCTCCTTTCCCTATTTAATAGTAAGTAGAATGAGGCCAAAGATGAAAAGTCCTTAAGAGGTTAGGAAATAATTTATTGGACTACTCTTATTAGAACTGTGGTAAATTACAATGCTGCAGTCATGCTAGAAGGACATCATTTAATGGCTTTATATTTCCTAGAGGTCTTGTCTTCCTTCAAAACTTTCTCTAAAACATAAGTGAGAGATGTTTGTGTTATATGCAGTATAGATATAATGGTTGggatctttgctttttttctatttcattcagaACTAAGCACATGTATTTAAGTTCAGGATGtatatttattattggttctttttttaaattatcctttCGATGTTTTCttgtatcactttttttttcctgtttgtggGTGCTAAATTAATAAAGTGTCACCTTTAAGCatattaattatgttttatgGTGGGTGGGGATTTTGTTTATTGAGAATGTGAAACTTTTGTAAGAATCTTTTTGTAGAGAGGCATTGGTGAGGATTGATGTGTCCACAATAATACTTTTTCTCAGTTTAAGGTATCAGTTCTTGAAATATCTCAATGGAAAACagttttgttaaaaacaaaactggtTAACTAGGTTTATtcatgtcagtttttttttttttaaggctccTACTTTCACCATGTTTATTGTAAATGCATTAACTGCCTGCCTCTTAAATGACATTTGATTGCATTAAATTTTGCATTTACAAAAATGCAATCTATACTAAAAAGTCTGCCACATGGCTTATTTCACCCATTTGTTTGGAGACGtttcattgtttcctttcttttatgcTACAGATGGGGACACCTGTAACAAGCTCAAGTACAGCTTCATCCAATTCAGAAAGTCTGTCTGCATCTTCTAAAGCTCTGTTTCCTAGCACAGCACAAGTACGCAGGAAGTTGCagtttaaaattgttaaaatggctTTATAACTTAACCCTTTGGACCctacatgaaaattaaattatccTTAAAAtcttatgtttgattttttttttaagtaagattAATGTCATTAATAAAATCAAATGGCTTTGGAAAATCTGAATTTATACTAACAATCCCAAAAAAGTGCCCTCAACTTCTATGGTTCTAAAGGGTTAAAAGCATGTAAGCAGTAAATGCATTATCGTGGCCAATGTATTCTGATGCATGGTTTTGATTTATGCTGTTTAATGCATCACATACAATGTAAGGAAAGTAGTACTCTGCATATAGTTCAAAAAGTTGACCTGTTTGAAGTTTTAGATGTTTGGCATTTTAGAGAGTAACATATTTGTTTCGTGaaattctttatttagaagaaCCTGCTAAATTATAACCCTTTTGTCCATGAGAATCTCTCCAATTTGGAGAGTTTTGAATTATTGTATAAAAAATGCTAGTAAGGACATAACTTTATTGTGTCACCATTGACAATACTTTTTGTGCCATACTTAGTAAGTAAAGTTTATCTGAACCTTTgtattctttactttctttttttgagctGCTTGAAagagtacttttaaaaaactagTAAAAATAGGTCTGTTTATAGATTTTGTTACATGATACTGTATTTCAGCTATTTGAAATAAAGCTTAATTTAGAATAAAGTTACTAGTTAGGAGCTGTAGAAGGCATCTGAGAAGTTACATATACAGTCATCTTGTTTTCTGATACTCTGATATGACTTTAATCCAGTCTTTTGATATGGGCTGTCTTGAATTTTGTGAGGCATTTATTATATGTTAACTTTTGTTtggatttaatttaaattttggtaTTTTAAGTTAATATCATTGATATACTCAACTTTGGGTTTTGAAGTTTCattaatgaaaaattgtgttttacAGGCTCAGGCAGCTGTGCAAGGACCTGTTGGTACAGATTTCAAGCCCTTAAATAGTACCCCTGCAACAACTACAGAACCCCCAAAGCCTACATTCCCTGCTTATACGCAGTCTACAGCTTCAACCACTAGTACAACAAATAGTACTGCAGCAAAACCAGCAGCTTCAATAACAAGTAAGCCTGCTACACTTACAACCACCAGTGCAACCAGTAAGTTGATCCATCCAGATGAGGATATATCACTGGTAAGTTGTTTTCTATGTCTTTACTAGCAGcacttgatttttaatttttactcattGGGTCTGATTTAGTGCTTCCAAATGGTTGTTAGTTTTGATATTTAAGAAACCACAAAATACTTATAAAGTGGATGGATTCTACATGTTTTGATTGCCTCCTCCCTCCTATTTCTAAAAGAAGGTAGTAAATCAGTTTCTCaactttcttaaaaatcattttagttagATATAAATCTGCATTTATTAACTAAAGAAACAAGTATGAGGTAAAATCTGCAGATCCTTTGAAGCCCGCATAAAGGAATTTATTTCAATAGAAAGTTTTATAGTCCCCCTCTTTTGTTGATGATACTGTGATTAAACCAGAAATGTTTTGCTTCTGAGCAAGGTCTcaagcctgttttatttttgtttagatgGAGGCAGGGTCTTCATAAGTTGCTCAACGTGTGCCTCAAAATTGTagtccttcttcctcagcctcttaagcaGCTGGGTGCCTAACTCCCGGCTAATATTTAGAATTTTCCTAGCAGTATTTAAAATCTAGACAGTTTCTTGTTGAAACATTTGTCATTCCTGTGAAGTTGTTAGTCGTGCTTCAAGTATAAAAATAGACGAGGTTTATAAAGCATGGACATTTCAGGTATTTGAACTGGTTTGTGGGGACAAAAATAATTGGTGGATAgtaagtataaattttaaaacaggtaaTTCTTATTctgtaaattataaatattttacgtGCTTGCCTTAATGCTTGATGGATCTCTCTGCATACATGTGTTTaacattgttcttattttattcctAGGAAGAGAGAAGGGCACAGTTACCTAAATATCAGCGTAATCTTCCTCGACCAGGACAGGCCCCAATCGGTAATCCACCAGTTGGACCAATTGGAGGTATGATGCCACCACAGCCAGGCATCCCACAGCAGCAAGGAATGAGACCCCCAATGCCACCTCatggtatttttctctttttattgctttAGTGGATTTTCTGAGTATACACATAAAATGTTATCTGCAAAGTATGTTGAATTTATAAGTACAATGCACTGACCAAAtcaatctttttttgtgtgtgttttaaatgttttttttaggtCAGTATGGTGGTCATCATCAAGGCATGCCAGGTTACCTTCCTGGTGCTATGCCACCGTATGGGCAGGGACCGCCAATGGTACCCCCTTACCAAGGTGGGCCTCCTCGACCTCCAATGGGAATGAGACCTCCTGTAATGTCGCAAGGTGGCCGTTACTGATCTTGCTTCATCCAGTTTAATAGGTTTGGAGATTAAACCTTTTCTCAACTTGTGCTGTTTATATAGCCGAGCTTCCGTCAATAAGGCTTCATTGTGACTTTAACAAACATTATCTTCCCACATACCAGGAACTATTGGACATTTATTTTACATgggaaaaattatttggaataatAAAGCAGGAACTTTTCCTGAGGTTGCAATTTATACTGTATGGcttctttttcatgtttcatCTAGGTTTTTAGAAGTGAAGTATAGTAAATTTGGTTCGTTAAATTGTGAAGGCGCTGGAATTACATGAACATACCACCTTAATaaaggcaagttctgtaagcttACATTGCTATTTGTAAAGTTATGCCTTCACAGCATTTCAGATGCTGTTGGACTTCATGTCCCCAACCTAGCTTGGTGAGGGCTGTAACTGTTTCCAAGTACCTGTACATTGGAAGTCTGAATGTGTAacaatatttaatgtatttagaGTTCCTCATGTTGCAGGGTTTAAGAAATCTGACCCACGAAGGTCATGTGACTTTTCTGTACTGTTAAACTTCATTgtaataaaatgagagaaaaatttatGCCTTTTTATTCATAACCCAGCTGTGGACCACTGCCTGAAAGGTTTGTACAGATGCATGCCACAGTAGATGTCCACATAATAAAATTCACAGTTACCAATGCAGTTTTGATACATCATTGAATTCTGTCCTTTAAGTAGTAGATTGTTTCTTAGCTGCATGTTTTAAACTGAACGGTTATATAGAATTGTATGTTGATATTTTAGTTAAAGATACATATTAATCATTATGCTGTAGGTTTGAAATCTTCATATTGTCACCTTTCCACACCCTTGGGTGTCATCAGATCtcatagatatttaaaatgtataagcCTTAATAGTTCTTCCATGAGCTATTTAGAGCCTAGTGCCAGACTCATTAATTTCATGCTGATTATTTTTGAGATTTCAGTACTGCATGGACCTCAGAAGCTTTTCAGGTACAAACTTCTAGAAGCTTAGATGCATGCAGTAATAGCTACGTATGTTGTTAATGGGTTGTTATATGTTATTCTAAGTGTAGTACTGTGCCTCTTAGGGTACTTTGATGGTAATTGGTggactgaatatttttaaatttattaggtTCCTAGAAGGTAACATTACTTATTTGATTAGATGGATACCTTCTGTTATTAAGCCTACTTGGCTTTGCTGTTTTTATCCTTGGCAAATTTGAATATTATTGTGTTCTAATAGAGAACTTTTGCGTAGAGATAACTGCCATTGTTCAGTATTTTGTGTTGCAAATCTTTTATAATATAGCCCTTGTtggactttttgtttttcctgatctCTTTAAGTTTCAAATAATCCACAAAGTAATTATTAATGAATACAAGTGGAGTTTCTCTAATTGTAAGGCTtctaaaaaatgattatttcttaaaataaaaaggttcaaATATAAAGTTTTAAGGCAAAAAAGGCTTTAACTttgtaggaaaatattttaaaatgtttactcaTTACAGAAGAGTTTGTATTTAAGTGATAGGTTTTAGTCGTTCAAAatcatttcaagtattttaaagctgaatgattttttaaaatatggtgctGTGCTCTTCTGATGTGGCTTCTGTGCTCTGATACCATTGAGGTGCAAAAAATTCCATACTTTGAAAAGACAGAATCCATTTATCACCAAGAAAGCTTTTGCCAATCCCACACTCCTTTCCACTGTTTGCATAGCTAAATTGTTTTGTAATATGCATAAGCTTCTTAGATTTGACCACTTGTTTTTTATACTTCCAAAGAAAAAACTTTGTTGAAAAGTATTTAAGGTAATTTAAGGTAAAGTGGCCTGATTAAGAATGATTAATCATTTAGAATGATTAAATAGGAAATCTTCTCCCAGTGTCAATAAAGGGTTTTATGTATAGATTTATCCACAAACT contains:
- the Znf207 gene encoding BUB3-interacting and GLEBS motif-containing protein ZNF207 isoform X1 yields the protein MGRKKKKQLKPWCWYCNRDFDDEKILIQHQKAKHFKCHICHKKLYTGPGLAIHCMQVHKETIDAVPNAIPGRTDIELEIYGMEGIPEKDMDERRRLLEQKTQAESQKKKQQDDSDEYDDDDSAASTSFQPQPVQPQQGYIPPMAQPGLPPVPGAPGMPPGIPPLMPGVPPLMPGMPPVMPGMPPGLHHQRKYTQSFCGENIMMPMGGMMPPGPGIPPLMPGMPPGMPPPVPRPGIPPMTQAQAVSAPGILNRPPAPTATVPAPQPPVTKPLFPSAGQMGTPVTSSSTASSNSESLSASSKALFPSTAQAQAAVQGPVGTDFKPLNSTPATTTEPPKPTFPAYTQSTASTTSTTNSTAAKPAASITSKPATLTTTSATSKLIHPDEDISLEERRAQLPKYQRNLPRPGQAPIGNPPVGPIGGMMPPQPGIPQQQGMRPPMPPHGQYGGHHQGMPGYLPGAMPPYGQGPPMVPPYQGGPPRPPMGMRPPVMSQGGRY
- the Znf207 gene encoding BUB3-interacting and GLEBS motif-containing protein ZNF207 isoform X5, with protein sequence MGRKKKKQLKPWCWYCNRDFDDEKILIQHQKAKHFKCHICHKKLYTGPGLAIHCMQVHKETIDAVPNAIPGRTDIELEIYGMEGIPEKDMDERRRLLEQKTQAESQKKKQQDDSDEYDDDDSAASTSFQPQPVQPQQGYIPPMAQPGLPPVPGAPGMPPGIPPLMPGVPPLMPGMPPVMPGMPPGLHHQRKYTQSFCGENIMMPMGGMMPPGPGIPPLMPGMPPGMPPPVPRPGIPPMTQAQAVSAPGILNRPPAPTATVPAPQPPVTKPLFPSAGQAQAAVQGPVGTDFKPLNSTPATTTEPPKPTFPAYTQSTASTTSTTNSTAAKPAASITSKPATLTTTSATSKLIHPDEDISLEERRAQLPKYQRNLPRPGQAPIGNPPVGPIGGMMPPQPGIPQQQGMRPPMPPHGQYGGHHQGMPGYLPGAMPPYGQGPPMVPPYQGGPPRPPMGMRPPVMSQGGRY
- the Znf207 gene encoding BUB3-interacting and GLEBS motif-containing protein ZNF207 isoform X3, encoding MGRKKKKQLKPWCWYCNRDFDDEKILIQHQKAKHFKCHICHKKLYTGPGLAIHCMQVHKETIDAVPNAIPGRTDIELEIYGMEGIPEKDMDERRRLLEQKTQAESQKKKQQDDSDEYDDDDSAASTSFQPQPVQPQQGYIPPMAQPGLPPVPGAPGMPPGIPPLMPGVPPLMPGMPPVMPGMPPGMMPMGGMMPPGPGIPPLMPGMPPGMPPPVPRPGIPPMTQAQAVSAPGILNRPPAPTATVPAPQPPVTKPLFPSAGQMGTPVTSSSTASSNSESLSASSKALFPSTAQAQAAVQGPVGTDFKPLNSTPATTTEPPKPTFPAYTQSTASTTSTTNSTAAKPAASITSKPATLTTTSATSKLIHPDEDISLEERRAQLPKYQRNLPRPGQAPIGNPPVGPIGGMMPPQPGIPQQQGMRPPMPPHGQYGGHHQGMPGYLPGAMPPYGQGPPMVPPYQGGPPRPPMGMRPPVMSQGGRY